A DNA window from Methanobrevibacter thaueri contains the following coding sequences:
- a CDS encoding DUF4013 domain-containing protein, with protein MEIIEIIKDALVFPSTDLRTFFIFVLLTIFASVFGTVGILLYILGVLNAEFFLWGGLAAIVAMLIGWVMSGYSISVIKSGIELEDEVPEFVWWDNFITGFNGFIVSIVYFIIPAFLVAIVGYMTNITGNIMAVATEISSQAVNVYTGASASIATDALSQAVAGLAVSLATTLTAAVVLFVIFSFLQTMAEARLANTDSLCEALNVFEAAKDIGRIGVIKVIAVILLVIIVSAVINMVLSAIFSYVPILSILSVFVSPYLVLFAQRAVGLLYSDIA; from the coding sequence ATGGAAATAATAGAAATAATTAAAGATGCTTTAGTATTTCCATCTACAGACTTGAGAACCTTCTTTATCTTTGTCCTATTGACAATATTTGCAAGCGTATTTGGTACAGTAGGAATATTGTTATATATTTTAGGGGTTCTTAACGCTGAATTCTTCTTATGGGGAGGACTTGCCGCCATCGTTGCAATGCTAATCGGATGGGTGATGTCAGGTTATTCCATCAGCGTTATTAAATCAGGTATTGAACTTGAAGATGAGGTTCCGGAGTTTGTATGGTGGGATAATTTTATCACAGGTTTTAACGGATTCATTGTCTCAATAGTTTACTTTATAATTCCTGCTTTCCTTGTTGCGATTGTAGGATATATGACAAATATCACTGGCAACATCATGGCAGTTGCTACAGAAATCTCTTCACAGGCTGTAAATGTTTACACTGGAGCTTCCGCTTCCATTGCAACTGATGCATTATCTCAAGCAGTTGCTGGTTTGGCGGTTTCTCTAGCCACCACTCTCACTGCAGCTGTAGTTTTATTTGTAATCTTTTCATTCCTTCAGACCATGGCTGAAGCTAGATTGGCAAATACTGATAGCCTATGTGAAGCTTTAAACGTTTTTGAAGCGGCAAAAGACATAGGAAGAATTGGGGTAATCAAGGTAATAGCGGTAATCCTATTGGTCATTATAGTTTCTGCAGTTATTAATATGGTTCTATCAGCTATTTTCAGCTATGTGCCTATATTATCAATTCTTTCAGTTTTCGTAAGTCCATACCTCGTGCTATTTGCTCAAAGGGCTGTTGGATTATTATATTCTGATATAGCTTAA